Within Oxobacter pfennigii, the genomic segment TAATATATACCGATGCTGGATTTTATGCATTGGTTATATCCGGCGAAAGAGGCCGAGTTGATTTCAAGGAAATAAAAAATATTTTAAATAGTAAAGATGTCAGATTAGCAACTAAAGACGAAGTTAAAACTGTAACCGGATTTCCTGCTGGAAACGTTCCCATGTTCGGAATTCCATTGCCTTATATAGTGGATAGAAGGCTTTTAAATTATCCTTTTATCTACGGGGGATGCGGTCAGGAAAACACAACCTTAAAAGTTGAGCCCAATGCTCTATTTAAGTTAAATAATGTTGCTTTAATATTAGAATAAAACAGCATTTAAACG encodes:
- a CDS encoding YbaK/EbsC family protein → MGNIEDVLKNDGFLFELIHNDIPIYTAKEGADYFKIDIAQMAPTLIIYTDAGFYALVISGERGRVDFKEIKNILNSKDVRLATKDEVKTVTGFPAGNVPMFGIPLPYIVDRRLLNYPFIYGGCGQENTTLKVEPNALFKLNNVALILE